The genomic region TTTGGGCAGGAGCCTGTACTTCACTTTCGCTAGTGGAGGGTACATCATAAGGATGAGTCCAACGGCCAGTAACCAGTTTGTAGACCCGGAACTCATTGCATTAATTTGCTCTGGAATCGCAGGGATTATATTGCCCAGGATCACACCAATAGCCATAGCAAGAAAGATCCACAGCGTTAGGTTTTTATCAAGAAAGTTTAGTTTTTTAGCCATTGGAGTTCGCTTTTTTAAAGGCATATAACATTTCAGAACCTATCTGGTCACTTCGTTCCATATATTTCTCTGCCATTTCAACTGTATCATCAAAGCTCTTGGGATCTTCGTAGTTCAAGGGTATTCTGGATTCTGCACCAACTATGAACGGGCAATTCTCATCTGCATGGCTGCAGGTCATTACCGCAGCAAAGTTCTTCGTCGGGTTCTTTTCATCGTCAAATACCTTTGAATAAAAAGTATTCGAACTCACACCAGTATCCACCGTGATCTTTGGATTGTTGCCAGATTTCTCATCAATTCTAAAACCAGATGTACTCAAAGTTGAAATGGCCTGCGGGAAGAAAGCAGTAGCTTCTGTTCCGCCGGAATAGCACCTGGCTGGCACTTCATAATAATCTGATGCCGCCATAGCCCATGCTTGCGCCAGCTGACTTCTTCGGGAATTATGTGTACAGATGAAATTGAGTTTTAATGCCTCTTTTGAATTGATTTTATTAGAAATAAATTCAACTAAAGGTTGAAGCACCTTCATTCTCTCTTCGGAAATTGATAATTTTTCAAGTTCCTTGATCTTTGAAGTAAGTTCTGGAAATATATTGTTCATAACGATTAATTAACAGCAACCTGAATTTGGAGAGCATTGTTGCTCCGATACGTTTGCTAATTTTACTTTTGGTTTGGATTCTGGAATTCCACAATTATCTTTTGCCAGGCAGTCGGTTTGCGTATTTAAGAGAAGGAATTTTTCTCCGTCAAAATCAAGGTGATATTTATTAATGCTTTCGCCCTGATATTCCACTTCGATTTCAACATCCTGAAGGTTAAGTTTGTCCTCAGCAATAGAAATGATTTGCATTAATTTATCAGGATGCAATTGGTGATCGTAATCATCTGCTTCCCAAAGCTGAAATGATATTTTACGCTCATTTCTCATTACGCCACCACAATCGATAAAATTCTTACGAATACTTCCAACTTCAGTCACGTGGAAGTGAGAAGGTACAAGCTCACCTCCTGGTAGTTTAAAATAAAGTCGGCTTAAGTTCTTAAGTTCTTTTTTAAATTCTGATAAAAGCATAGTCTTCAGTTTATCGTAATATTACGATGTTAATATTTAAATTTTTTTAGCAGCAATCCTTCGGTTCGGGAGTCTTTAAACCATCAAATAATACATTCAGTAATTGCTGAATTTTGTACCAGTTGGCCGTATCTATACAATAACTAACAGACACTCCTTCAATGGATCCCTGAATAATTCCGGCATTT from Christiangramia sp. OXR-203 harbors:
- a CDS encoding protein-tyrosine-phosphatase is translated as MNNIFPELTSKIKELEKLSISEERMKVLQPLVEFISNKINSKEALKLNFICTHNSRRSQLAQAWAMAASDYYEVPARCYSGGTEATAFFPQAISTLSTSGFRIDEKSGNNPKITVDTGVSSNTFYSKVFDDEKNPTKNFAAVMTCSHADENCPFIVGAESRIPLNYEDPKSFDDTVEMAEKYMERSDQIGSEMLYAFKKANSNG
- a CDS encoding DUF6428 family protein, giving the protein MLLSEFKKELKNLSRLYFKLPGGELVPSHFHVTEVGSIRKNFIDCGGVMRNERKISFQLWEADDYDHQLHPDKLMQIISIAEDKLNLQDVEIEVEYQGESINKYHLDFDGEKFLLLNTQTDCLAKDNCGIPESKPKVKLANVSEQQCSPNSGCC